Proteins co-encoded in one Geothermobacter ehrlichii genomic window:
- a CDS encoding alpha/beta fold hydrolase: MDGDRQTRLLNLPDGRRLAVSVFGDATGRPVFYQHGFPGSRLEAALVAEEAARLGVRLIAIDRPGYGRSDVAPGRRFADWAADLSAAASELGIGRFALLGVSGGALFTLAVAAHLKERVSALGLVCGLAPVVVPELALALHLPARLCFGLMRFCPRLARPFFRSVVSPLLAARPAWTLGLLAPVMPAADRAILRRPDVRERLVASIAEAFRRGGDGVVQDLELLAGPLDFSLLSIRVPVMIWHGGDDRTVPVAHGRWYAAQLPTAVLEEIPGEGHFSLPVRRGGHILEALRAMMEQADARA; encoded by the coding sequence GTGGACGGGGACCGGCAGACCCGGCTCTTGAACCTGCCGGACGGCAGGCGGCTGGCGGTCAGCGTCTTTGGCGACGCGACGGGCCGCCCGGTTTTCTATCAGCACGGCTTCCCCGGCAGCCGGCTCGAGGCGGCCCTGGTCGCCGAAGAGGCGGCACGGCTCGGTGTGCGGCTGATCGCCATCGACCGTCCAGGCTACGGGCGGTCCGATGTCGCGCCCGGTCGCCGGTTTGCCGACTGGGCGGCGGATCTGTCGGCTGCCGCCAGCGAGCTGGGTATTGGCCGCTTCGCCCTGCTCGGGGTGTCGGGCGGCGCCCTTTTCACTCTCGCCGTCGCGGCGCATCTGAAAGAGCGGGTTTCGGCGCTGGGGCTGGTCTGCGGTCTGGCGCCGGTTGTCGTTCCGGAGCTGGCTCTGGCCCTGCATCTGCCGGCCCGCCTCTGTTTCGGGCTGATGCGATTCTGTCCGCGGCTGGCCCGCCCCTTTTTCCGTTCCGTCGTCAGCCCCTTGCTCGCCGCCCGTCCGGCGTGGACGCTGGGACTGCTGGCGCCGGTCATGCCGGCGGCCGATCGCGCCATCCTGCGCCGGCCCGATGTGCGCGAGAGGCTGGTGGCCTCCATCGCCGAGGCGTTTCGCCGGGGAGGGGACGGGGTGGTGCAGGATCTGGAACTGCTCGCCGGCCCGCTCGATTTTTCCCTGCTGTCGATCCGGGTTCCGGTGATGATCTGGCATGGCGGGGATGACCGGACGGTGCCCGTCGCCCACGGCCGCTGGTACGCGGCACAGCTGCCGACGGCGGTTTTGGAGGAAATTCCCGGCGAGGGGCATTTCTCGCTGCCGGTCCGTCGGGGCGGTCACATACTGGAGGCCCTTCGGGCCATGATGGAGCAGGCGGATGCCAGGGCGTAA
- a CDS encoding ABC transporter ATP-binding protein has product MAELISIRNLKTYFQTERGIVKAIDGIDLDISRGETLALVGESGCGKSMTALSILRLVPEPGRIVSGEIRFDGQDLLRLPEPELRRIRGNRISMIFQEPMTSLNPVFRVGEQIAEALRLHRGMNRGEALRAAADLMTQVGIPEAGMRLADYPHQLSGGLRQRVMIAMALACDPALLIADEPTTALDVTIQAQIMDLLLDLQRERGMATLLISHDLGVVAESADRVAIMYAGLIVETAATGEIFGEPLHPYTRGLLDCIPKLGEERQRLNPIPGQVPDIADLPPGCAYAERCPLADGHCRSRTPGLKEMRPGHLVRCWKCR; this is encoded by the coding sequence ATGGCAGAGCTGATTTCCATCCGCAATCTCAAAACCTACTTCCAGACCGAGCGCGGCATCGTCAAGGCCATCGACGGTATCGACCTCGACATCAGCCGGGGCGAAACCCTTGCCCTGGTCGGCGAATCGGGCTGCGGCAAGTCAATGACCGCCCTTTCCATCCTGCGGCTGGTACCCGAGCCGGGACGCATCGTCAGTGGAGAGATCCGCTTCGACGGCCAGGACCTGTTGCGGCTGCCGGAACCGGAGCTGAGACGCATCCGGGGCAACCGCATCTCCATGATCTTCCAGGAGCCGATGACCTCGCTCAATCCGGTCTTCCGGGTCGGCGAACAGATCGCCGAAGCCCTGCGGCTGCACCGGGGCATGAACCGGGGGGAGGCCCTGCGCGCCGCCGCCGACCTGATGACCCAGGTCGGGATTCCCGAAGCCGGCATGCGGCTCGCCGACTACCCGCACCAGCTCTCCGGCGGCCTGCGGCAGCGGGTGATGATCGCCATGGCCCTGGCCTGCGATCCGGCGCTGCTGATCGCCGACGAACCGACCACCGCCCTTGACGTCACCATCCAGGCGCAGATCATGGATCTGCTGCTCGACCTGCAGAGGGAACGGGGAATGGCGACCCTGCTGATCAGCCACGACCTCGGGGTGGTGGCGGAAAGCGCCGACCGGGTCGCCATCATGTACGCCGGCCTGATCGTCGAAACGGCCGCCACCGGCGAAATCTTCGGCGAACCGCTGCACCCCTATACCCGGGGGCTGCTCGACTGCATACCGAAGCTGGGAGAAGAACGCCAGCGCCTCAACCCCATTCCCGGCCAGGTCCCCGACATCGCCGACCTGCCCCCCGGCTGCGCCTACGCCGAGCGCTGTCCGCTGGCGGACGGTCATTGCCGCAGCCGGACGCCGGGGCTGAAAGAGATGCGGCCGGGCCACTTGGTCCGCTGCTGGAAATGCCGATGA
- a CDS encoding dihydroorotate dehydrogenase-like protein — protein MVDLSTRYMGLSLKNPLVVASSSLTGTVDGVRRCAEAGAGAVVLKSLFEEQILAETGKMADSADGMYGGEGLEYLQGYGIELGPRDYLQLVQDAKRAVEIPVIASLNCVSSQRWADYAEKLQSAGADAIELNVALMPTDAGQSSEEVENRYYRVLHEVKSKVDIPVAMKIGPYFSSFAHFAQHLCADRQEAPPFTVGWCGPGETGGRIVWRGADALVLFNRFYQFDIDIDRLELKAGNPYSDSSEIHTPLRWISFLYGRVDADLAATTGIHTGQDAVKQLLAGAQVVQLCSTLYQHGLERIGEIRQQLSDWMQQKGFDSLDRFRGRLSRSHSDQPESFERLQYIKLFVGID, from the coding sequence ATGGTCGATCTTTCAACCCGCTACATGGGACTGAGCCTGAAAAATCCCCTTGTCGTTGCCAGTTCGAGCCTGACCGGAACCGTGGACGGCGTTCGCCGTTGCGCCGAGGCCGGCGCCGGCGCCGTCGTTCTCAAGTCGCTGTTCGAAGAGCAGATTCTGGCCGAAACCGGGAAGATGGCCGATTCCGCCGACGGCATGTACGGTGGCGAGGGGCTGGAGTATCTGCAGGGCTACGGGATCGAGCTCGGTCCCAGGGACTACCTGCAGCTGGTTCAGGATGCGAAACGGGCGGTGGAGATTCCGGTCATCGCCAGTCTCAACTGCGTCTCCTCGCAGCGCTGGGCCGACTATGCGGAGAAGCTGCAGAGCGCCGGCGCCGACGCCATCGAGCTGAATGTCGCCCTGATGCCGACCGATGCCGGCCAGAGTTCGGAAGAGGTTGAAAACCGCTATTACCGGGTGCTGCACGAGGTCAAGTCGAAGGTCGACATTCCCGTGGCCATGAAGATCGGCCCCTATTTCAGTTCGTTCGCCCATTTCGCCCAGCACCTCTGCGCCGACCGCCAGGAAGCCCCCCCCTTCACCGTCGGCTGGTGCGGTCCGGGGGAGACCGGCGGCAGGATCGTCTGGCGCGGCGCCGACGCCCTGGTGCTGTTCAACCGTTTCTATCAGTTCGACATCGACATCGACAGGCTCGAGCTGAAGGCGGGCAATCCCTACAGCGATTCGAGCGAGATTCATACCCCCCTGCGCTGGATCTCCTTCCTTTACGGGCGGGTGGATGCCGACCTGGCGGCGACCACCGGCATCCATACCGGGCAGGACGCCGTCAAGCAGCTGCTGGCCGGCGCCCAGGTGGTGCAGCTCTGCTCGACTCTCTATCAGCACGGCCTGGAGCGGATCGGCGAGATCCGGCAGCAGCTTTCCGACTGGATGCAACAGAAGGGATTTGACAGCCTCGACCGCTTCCGCGGCCGTCTGAGTCGTTCGCACAGCGACCAGCCGGAAAGCTTCGAGCGCCTGCAGTACATCAAGCTCTTTGTCGGTATCGACTAG
- a CDS encoding helix-turn-helix domain-containing protein, with product MTGNGTHMQSKLWYLKRADLFAGMGEEQMADRHGVRERGGTVRLSLTQKDLATLIGASREVVAEELARLRRSGLLVTGYRSLSLLHPERLA from the coding sequence ATGACAGGGAATGGCACTCACATGCAGAGCAAGCTCTGGTATCTGAAGCGGGCGGATCTCTTCGCCGGGATGGGCGAAGAACAGATGGCCGACCGGCACGGGGTACGGGAGCGGGGAGGCACCGTCCGGCTGTCACTGACGCAGAAGGATCTGGCCACCCTCATCGGCGCATCCCGCGAGGTGGTGGCTGAAGAGCTGGCCCGGCTCAGGCGTTCCGGCCTGCTGGTCACCGGCTATCGTTCCCTCTCTTTGCTCCACCCGGAGCGGCTGGCCTGA
- a CDS encoding oligopeptide/dipeptide ABC transporter ATP-binding protein: MPMNEVLLEVCDLHKSFTVSRGPLSGPPQRLRAVAGVSFSLAPGETLGLVGESGCGKSTTGRLITRLIEPDSGVIRFGGTDLTRLNQRKLRPYRRRMQMIFQDPFSSLNPRMKVFDILAEPLLLHGLATGKELAVEVGELAHRVGLGPEHLDRYPHEFSGGQRQRIGIARAIAVRPELIVADEPVSALDLSIQAQVINLLRDIQQQDGLSYLFIAHDLAVVEHISDRVAVMYLGRIVELGPARELYRHPLHPYTEALLNAVPIPDPKRRQKRQILAGEVPSPITPPAGCPFHPRCPYAGEICRVENPPLVEKDTGHHTACHYSEQVGRYRRPAAPAGS; this comes from the coding sequence ATGCCGATGAACGAAGTCCTGCTCGAAGTCTGCGATCTGCACAAGTCCTTCACCGTCAGCCGGGGTCCCCTGTCCGGACCGCCCCAAAGGCTGCGGGCAGTGGCGGGCGTCTCTTTCAGTCTGGCACCGGGCGAAACCCTCGGCCTGGTCGGCGAATCGGGCTGCGGCAAATCGACCACCGGCCGTCTGATCACCCGCCTGATCGAGCCGGACAGCGGCGTCATCCGCTTTGGCGGCACCGACCTGACCCGCCTGAACCAGCGCAAACTGCGCCCCTACCGCCGGCGGATGCAGATGATCTTCCAGGACCCCTTCTCCTCCCTCAATCCACGAATGAAGGTGTTCGACATCCTGGCCGAGCCGCTGCTGCTGCACGGCCTCGCCACCGGAAAGGAACTGGCCGTCGAGGTCGGTGAACTGGCCCACCGGGTCGGCCTCGGTCCGGAACACCTCGACCGTTATCCGCACGAATTTTCCGGCGGCCAGCGGCAGCGCATCGGCATCGCCCGCGCCATCGCAGTCAGACCGGAACTGATCGTCGCCGACGAGCCGGTTTCTGCCCTCGATCTTTCCATCCAGGCGCAGGTGATCAACCTGCTGCGCGACATCCAGCAGCAGGACGGGCTCTCCTATCTCTTCATCGCCCACGACCTGGCGGTGGTGGAGCATATCAGCGACCGGGTCGCCGTCATGTACCTGGGGCGCATCGTCGAACTCGGCCCGGCCCGTGAACTGTACCGTCATCCACTGCATCCCTACACCGAGGCCCTGCTCAACGCCGTGCCGATTCCCGACCCGAAACGCCGCCAGAAACGACAGATCCTCGCCGGCGAAGTCCCTTCTCCGATCACCCCGCCCGCCGGCTGTCCCTTCCATCCCCGCTGTCCCTACGCCGGCGAAATCTGCCGGGTGGAGAACCCGCCGCTGGTCGAAAAGGACACCGGACACCACACCGCCTGCCACTACAGCGAGCAGGTCGGACGCTACCGGCGGCCGGCCGCCCCGGCAGGGTCCTGA
- a CDS encoding cytochrome P460 family protein: MRMSRMFSAGAWCLVLVLLAAAVAVAGGMDRPAADGKAVWRYIHQTEPYQQWPLFPGKEKLYKGRHPHGAFLTTYVSPDALAAIEAKKGMLPNGAFVVKENYTPEKKLAAVTVMYRVEGYDSEAGDWFWAKYAPDGKVLKEGKVKGCIQCHQAVISNDWIFTGPVK; the protein is encoded by the coding sequence ATGAGAATGTCACGGATGTTTTCGGCAGGGGCCTGGTGCCTGGTTCTGGTCTTGCTGGCGGCCGCCGTCGCCGTTGCCGGCGGCATGGACCGCCCGGCTGCCGACGGCAAGGCGGTGTGGCGCTACATCCACCAGACCGAACCCTATCAGCAATGGCCGCTTTTCCCCGGCAAGGAAAAACTCTACAAGGGGCGTCATCCCCACGGCGCCTTTCTGACCACCTACGTCAGTCCCGACGCCCTCGCGGCCATCGAGGCGAAAAAGGGCATGCTGCCGAATGGCGCCTTCGTGGTCAAGGAGAACTACACGCCCGAGAAGAAGCTGGCTGCGGTCACGGTCATGTACCGGGTCGAGGGCTATGACAGCGAGGCCGGCGACTGGTTCTGGGCCAAGTACGCTCCCGACGGCAAGGTGCTCAAGGAAGGCAAGGTCAAGGGTTGCATCCAGTGCCACCAGGCGGTGATCAGCAACGACTGGATCTTTACCGGCCCGGTCAAGTAA
- a CDS encoding YkgJ family cysteine cluster protein, whose product MPSSALAAYRQLLTRIDAFAAKTRQRLGEQLYCRPGCAGCCTHIGVLPVEALALSGALAEAPPPLRERVRKRLANTAGDDCPLLEQNLCLLYDARPVICRTQGLPLLVGSGEERRIDFCPLNFRGLDSLPGEVVLDLDRLNQTLVAINLLLGEKLKREGIRMPERLRVAEALVWNPLAAAG is encoded by the coding sequence ATGCCGTCATCCGCTCTTGCCGCCTACCGGCAGCTGCTGACCCGGATCGATGCCTTCGCCGCCAAAACCAGGCAACGTCTCGGCGAGCAGCTGTACTGCCGTCCGGGCTGCGCCGGCTGCTGCACTCACATCGGCGTTCTGCCGGTGGAAGCCCTCGCCCTGTCCGGGGCCCTCGCCGAAGCTCCGCCACCACTACGCGAACGGGTCCGGAAACGTCTCGCAAACACTGCCGGCGACGACTGTCCGCTGCTGGAGCAGAACCTCTGCCTGCTCTATGACGCCCGGCCGGTCATCTGCCGGACCCAGGGACTGCCACTGCTGGTCGGCAGCGGCGAAGAACGCCGCATCGACTTCTGCCCGCTCAACTTCCGGGGACTCGACAGCCTGCCGGGAGAGGTCGTTCTCGACCTCGACCGTCTCAACCAGACCCTGGTGGCGATCAATCTGCTGCTGGGTGAAAAACTGAAAAGAGAGGGGATCAGGATGCCGGAGCGCCTGCGCGTCGCTGAGGCGCTCGTCTGGAACCCGCTGGCCGCTGCCGGCTAA
- a CDS encoding YhdH/YhfP family quinone oxidoreductase produces MSQIFKAFWVEEVEAKKFSRSIVERSTDDLPPGELLVRVRYSSLNYKDALSSIGNRGVTRKYPHTPGIDAVGEVVSCSDGAFEPGAAVLVTGRDLGMNTPGGFGQYIRVPSDWALPLPTGLNMAESMMLGTAGLTAGLSVQALLDAGLRPDCGDILVTGATGGVGSLAIPMLAAEGFRVVASTGKESEHAFLRDLGAAEVISRSDVLENADRPLLSERWGGVVDCVGGSILAAALKATRHGGAVTCCGLVASPELHVNVFPFILRGVSLLGIDSVEIDRDRREQVWGKLAGSWKPSQLADMSREVGLDGLQVEIDRMLQGQSRGRVLVNLDR; encoded by the coding sequence ATGAGCCAGATCTTCAAAGCCTTTTGGGTCGAGGAAGTCGAAGCGAAAAAATTCAGCCGCAGTATCGTCGAGCGCAGTACGGACGATCTGCCTCCGGGCGAGCTGCTGGTGCGGGTGCGCTATTCGTCGCTCAACTACAAGGACGCCCTGTCGTCGATCGGCAATCGCGGCGTGACCCGTAAATATCCGCATACCCCCGGCATCGACGCCGTCGGCGAGGTGGTGAGCTGCAGCGACGGCGCCTTCGAGCCAGGTGCTGCGGTGCTGGTGACCGGCCGTGACCTGGGCATGAACACCCCCGGTGGTTTCGGGCAGTACATCCGTGTCCCCTCGGACTGGGCGCTGCCGCTGCCGACCGGTCTGAACATGGCCGAAAGCATGATGCTGGGCACCGCCGGCCTGACGGCGGGGCTGTCGGTGCAGGCGCTGCTCGACGCCGGTTTGCGGCCGGATTGCGGCGACATCCTGGTGACCGGCGCCACCGGCGGTGTCGGTTCGCTGGCCATTCCCATGCTGGCCGCCGAGGGGTTCCGGGTCGTCGCCTCGACCGGCAAGGAGAGCGAGCATGCCTTTCTGCGCGATTTGGGAGCCGCCGAGGTGATCAGCCGTTCCGACGTGCTGGAGAACGCCGACAGGCCGCTGCTGTCGGAGCGCTGGGGCGGCGTGGTCGACTGTGTCGGCGGCTCGATTCTCGCCGCCGCGCTCAAGGCGACCCGCCATGGCGGGGCGGTGACCTGCTGCGGCCTGGTCGCGTCGCCGGAGCTGCATGTCAACGTCTTCCCCTTCATTCTGCGGGGCGTGAGCCTGCTCGGCATCGATTCCGTGGAGATCGACCGTGACCGCCGGGAGCAGGTATGGGGCAAGCTGGCCGGGTCCTGGAAGCCGTCGCAGCTTGCCGACATGAGCCGCGAGGTCGGTCTGGACGGTCTGCAGGTCGAAATCGACCGCATGCTGCAGGGGCAGTCCCGCGGCCGGGTGCTGGTCAACCTCGACCGCTAG
- a CDS encoding ZIP family metal transporter gives MFEPFQQLSPVVQTLLATLFTWGVTAAGASLVFFVPVVRRRLLDAMLGFAAGVMIAASFWSLLSPGIEMAAQLGHTPWLTAVIGFLGGGVFMRLTDRFLPHLHPGLRIDQSEGVKTSWQRSTLLVLAITLHNIPEGLAVGVAFGAVAVGLPSATLGGAIALALGIGIQNFPEGTAVSLPLCREGMGKGRSFLLGQASGMVEPVAGLIGVLFVTYMQSILPYALCFAAGAMIFVVVEELIPESQRINAHIDLVTMATLAGFAVMMALDVALG, from the coding sequence ATGTTCGAGCCTTTTCAGCAGCTCAGTCCCGTTGTCCAGACCCTGCTGGCGACACTCTTCACCTGGGGAGTGACCGCCGCCGGCGCCTCGCTGGTCTTTTTCGTTCCGGTGGTGCGGCGCAGGCTGCTCGACGCGATGCTGGGCTTTGCCGCCGGCGTCATGATCGCGGCGAGTTTCTGGTCGCTGCTTTCCCCCGGTATCGAGATGGCCGCCCAGCTGGGGCACACCCCCTGGCTGACCGCCGTCATCGGCTTTCTCGGCGGCGGCGTCTTCATGCGCCTGACCGACCGTTTCCTGCCGCATCTGCATCCCGGGCTGCGCATCGACCAGAGCGAGGGGGTCAAGACCTCGTGGCAGCGCAGCACCCTGCTGGTTCTGGCCATCACCCTGCACAACATCCCCGAAGGTCTGGCCGTCGGCGTCGCTTTCGGTGCCGTAGCCGTCGGTCTGCCGTCGGCGACCCTGGGGGGCGCGATTGCCCTGGCGCTGGGCATCGGTATCCAGAACTTTCCGGAAGGGACGGCGGTTTCGCTCCCCCTGTGCCGGGAAGGGATGGGCAAGGGCAGGAGTTTTCTTCTCGGGCAGGCGTCCGGCATGGTCGAACCGGTCGCCGGGCTGATCGGCGTTCTGTTCGTGACCTACATGCAGTCCATTCTGCCCTACGCGCTCTGTTTCGCTGCCGGGGCGATGATCTTTGTCGTCGTCGAGGAACTGATTCCGGAATCGCAGCGCATCAACGCCCATATCGACCTCGTCACCATGGCGACCCTGGCCGGGTTCGCGGTGATGATGGCCCTCGACGTCGCCCTCGGTTAG
- a CDS encoding enoyl-CoA hydratase/isomerase family protein, with translation MDFRNLLLEKKERVAVLTVNRPAALNALDPATIAELGEALRKLEEDRDVHVVILTGAGDRAFIAGGDISVMVSLGPLEAREAARSAQKLFCQIEKMPKVVIAAINGYALGGGCELAMACDIRLAAESAKIGQPEVNLGIIPGWAGTQRLPRLVGKGIAKQLLFTGDMISARRAMEIGLVNEVYPDDGLLPAARELAARIAAKPQVAVRLIKEAVDNGLEMGSEQAFEYEADLFGLCFATEDQKEGMNAFLQKRPPVWKNQ, from the coding sequence ATGGATTTTCGCAACCTGCTGCTCGAAAAGAAGGAGAGGGTCGCCGTCCTGACCGTCAACCGGCCCGCGGCCCTCAACGCCCTCGATCCCGCCACCATTGCCGAACTCGGTGAGGCGCTGCGGAAGCTGGAGGAGGATCGCGACGTGCACGTGGTCATCCTCACCGGCGCCGGTGACAGGGCCTTCATCGCCGGCGGCGACATCTCGGTCATGGTATCCCTCGGTCCGCTCGAGGCCCGGGAGGCCGCCCGCAGTGCCCAGAAGCTGTTCTGCCAGATCGAAAAGATGCCCAAGGTGGTGATCGCCGCCATCAACGGTTACGCTCTCGGCGGTGGCTGCGAGCTGGCCATGGCCTGCGACATCCGCCTGGCCGCCGAGAGCGCGAAAATCGGCCAGCCCGAGGTCAACCTGGGCATCATTCCGGGCTGGGCGGGCACCCAGCGGCTGCCGCGCCTGGTCGGCAAGGGCATCGCCAAGCAGCTGCTGTTTACCGGTGACATGATTTCCGCCCGGCGGGCGATGGAGATCGGTCTGGTCAACGAGGTGTATCCTGACGACGGGCTGCTGCCGGCGGCCAGGGAGCTGGCGGCCAGGATCGCCGCCAAGCCGCAGGTGGCGGTACGGCTGATCAAGGAGGCGGTCGACAACGGGTTGGAGATGGGCTCGGAGCAGGCCTTCGAATATGAGGCCGATCTGTTCGGGCTCTGTTTCGCCACCGAGGACCAGAAGGAGGGAATGAACGCCTTTTTGCAGAAGCGGCCGCCGGTCTGGAAGAACCAGTGA
- a CDS encoding DUF3014 domain-containing protein, which translates to MKLETFAVLLLVVLLAFYAGWYFYDTLEPESPPTPAADIEPPPQAPPKQSERLPMPPRHPVSLPEKPPETDAKQPAVLPFPRKLAEVDGYLQRRLQDLVRDKSLLRLLRLEHFIGRLVVFIDQLPEKNLPRQHLPVNPPAPPFLVDRLDGHDVISSANARRYDPYIRLLTAIPQQTLLRIYRGLYPLFQQAWRQTGQPGYFNDRLIEVIDHLLATPLPKEPIPLVRHINRYRFADPRLEAESAGRKLLLRAGEQHARTLLQWLKELRTELAGPG; encoded by the coding sequence ATGAAACTGGAAACCTTCGCCGTTCTGCTGCTGGTCGTCCTGCTCGCCTTCTACGCCGGCTGGTATTTCTACGACACCCTGGAACCGGAGAGCCCGCCGACTCCGGCCGCCGACATCGAACCGCCGCCGCAGGCTCCCCCGAAACAGAGCGAGCGGTTGCCCATGCCGCCGCGCCACCCGGTTTCCCTGCCGGAAAAACCGCCGGAAACGGACGCGAAACAGCCGGCCGTTCTCCCCTTCCCCAGAAAGCTGGCGGAAGTCGACGGCTATCTGCAAAGACGGCTGCAGGACCTGGTCCGGGACAAATCCCTGCTGCGGCTGCTGCGGCTGGAACATTTCATCGGCCGGCTGGTGGTCTTCATCGACCAGCTGCCCGAAAAAAACCTGCCGAGACAGCACCTGCCGGTGAATCCGCCGGCGCCCCCCTTTCTTGTCGACCGGCTCGACGGCCACGACGTGATCAGCTCGGCCAACGCCCGGCGCTACGACCCCTACATCCGGCTGCTGACAGCCATCCCGCAGCAGACCCTGCTGCGCATCTATCGCGGCCTCTATCCTCTCTTCCAACAGGCGTGGCGGCAGACCGGGCAGCCGGGTTATTTCAACGACCGCCTGATCGAGGTCATTGATCATCTGCTGGCCACGCCGTTGCCGAAGGAACCGATTCCCCTGGTCCGACACATCAACCGCTACCGCTTCGCCGATCCGCGCCTGGAAGCCGAATCGGCCGGCCGCAAGCTGCTGCTGCGTGCGGGAGAGCAGCACGCCCGCACCCTGCTGCAATGGCTGAAGGAGTTGCGGACCGAACTGGCCGGGCCGGGCTGA